The proteins below come from a single Necator americanus strain Aroian chromosome V, whole genome shotgun sequence genomic window:
- a CDS encoding hypothetical protein (NECATOR_CHRV.G19683.T1), which produces MESKEKLGRGPKDVTGRLQFVEVVNIGHSMDMENDLKKRQTRRMRLTLAPTTEATDQFTDHRFRAHLFDTTVLLAQQRHGKAATSKKLFATHRALERSVLKFDYRTQHLAGLNGFDLREVLLRLCALAEYLSEIKHKWAGHIMRESAIDGLRERLNGF; this is translated from the exons ATGGAATCGAAGGAGAAACTGGGGAGAG GACCGAAGGATGTAACTGGAAGACTGCAATTTGTGGAAGTCGTGAATATTGGACATTCCATGGATATGGAGAATGACCTGAAGAAAAGGCAGACTAGAAGGATGAGATTAACACTCGCACCCACCacggaagctacggaccaattTACAGATCACAGGTtccgtgcccatctgttcgacacAACAGTTCTTCTAGCGCAGCAGAGACATGGCAAGGCTGCAACGTCTAAGAAGCTATTTGCTACTCATAGAGCCCTTGAAAGGAGTGTTCTGAAGTTTGACTACCGCACCCAACATCTAGCGGGTCTTAACGGTTTCGACTTAAGAGAAGTGCTCCTTCGTCTTTGCGCTTTAGCGGAATATTTATCGGAAATCAAGCATaaatgggccggtcacataaTGAGAGAATCGGCGATAGATGGTCTGAGAGAACGTTTGAATGGATTCTGA
- a CDS encoding hypothetical protein (NECATOR_CHRV.G19682.T2), translated as MNLGGDMLPQYRQETPKTSPHIILHYSTFKTIWDWSILALTFYTAFMVPFNIAFKNREYPGGGIDSVALMDSIVDVIFFADILLNFHTTFVGPGGEVVIDPSIIRQNYFKSWFLIDLLSCLPYDIFYMFKRDDEATFPSF; from the exons ATGAACTTGGGCGGCGATATGTTGCCTCAGTACCGACAAGAAACCCCGAAAACGTCACCACATATTATTCTACATTATTCAACTTTCAAAACCATTTGGGACTGGTCGATTCTGGCACTGACATTCTACACTGCATTTATGGTTCCGTTCAATATTGCCTTCAAAAACAG GGAATATCCGGGTGGCGGCATCGATTCCGTGGCGCTAATGGATTCGATTGTCGACGTCATATTTTTTGCtgatattttattaaatttccaCACAACATTTGTTGGTCCGGGTGGCGAG GTTGTTATCGACCCCTCCATAATTCGACAAAACTACTTCAAGTCTTGGTTCCTTATTGATCTCTTATCCTGTCTGCCTTATgatatattttatatgttcAAAAGAGATGACGAGGCAACTTTTCCCTCATTCTGA
- a CDS encoding hypothetical protein (NECATOR_CHRV.G19684.T2), which yields MRLTLAPTTEATDQFTDHRFRAHLFDTTVLLAQQRHGKAATSKKLFATHRALERSVLKFDYRTQHLAGLNGFDLREVLLRLCALAEYLSEIKHKWAGHIMRESAIDGLRERLNGF from the coding sequence ATGAGATTAACACTCGCACCCACCacggaagctacggaccaattTACAGATCACAGGTtccgtgcccatctgttcgacacAACAGTTCTTCTAGCGCAGCAGAGACATGGCAAGGCTGCAACGTCTAAGAAGCTATTTGCTACTCATAGAGCCCTTGAAAGGAGTGTTCTGAAGTTTGACTACCGCACCCAACATCTAGCGGGTCTTAACGGTTTCGACTTAAGAGAAGTGCTCCTTCGTCTTTGCGCTTTAGCGGAATATTTATCGGAAATCAAGCATaaatgggccggtcacataaTGAGAGAATCGGCGATAGATGGTCTGAGAGAACGTTTGAATGGATTCTGA
- a CDS encoding hypothetical protein (NECATOR_CHRV.G19682.T3) — MGTEPVICKLVRSFRGLSRILQIARIAKSKQQFNQIETKDLHKSTTSASSNFTQVMNLGGDMLPQYRQETPKTSPHIILHYSTFKTIWDWSILALTFYTAFMVPFNIAFKNREYPGGGIDSVALMDSIVDVIFFADILLNFHTTFVGPGGEVVIDPSIIRQNYFKSWFLIDLLSSLKVVRLLRLGRVARKLDNYLEYGAATLLLLLCAYVLVAHWLACIWFSIGDYEVRSKVNNPLLPDGWLFRLANDLKSPYNINLSNGTRLVGGPSRTSSYISSLYFTMSCMSTVGFGNIASTTDNEKVFGVCMMIISALLYAAIFGHMTTIIQQMTSATVRYHDMISNVREFIKLQEVPKELAERVMDYVVSTWAMTKGIDTQKVLGYCPKDMKADICVHLNRKVFNEHSCFRLASDGCLRSLAMFLESNHAAPGDLLYHTGESVDALWFVVSGSLEVIQDEEVVAILGKGDVFGDEFWKNNGSTGQSAANVRALTYTDLHMIKKDKLMEVLNFYKAFANSFARNLVLTYNLTHRLKFRKVVDVKREKELDARRKNEKLTLPPDHPVRKLLFRMRERHGPRIFPSPMFADIEKGMKKHHTEHSMNRISSVHSMVDETSNLLSSSYPTRSPRNGNKNKRPPLIKRQTVDEDALSRTSWEGGNGAKPREKDWSSLSNIRSEMRSKFDIIHDRLAVVDQISSRLQNLERLLIQMGHIQGGQTPSTLPVGSLMVLNESGGSHLDAGHCVARSASWNQDNWRPVPPLDELKNVEWNSEDSPSGVPSIQVEDDTTTRAVHRAPDRKRV; from the exons atgggcacggaACCTGTGATCTGTAaattggtccgtagcttccgtG GTTTGTCACGGATCCTCCAGATCGCCCGGATCGCCAAATCAAAACAGCAGTTCAACCAAATCGAAACGAAAGATTTGCACAAGAGCACCACGTCTGCCTCGTCAAACTTTACGCAG GTGATGAACTTGGGCGGCGATATGTTGCCTCAGTACCGACAAGAAACCCCGAAAACGTCACCACATATTATTCTACATTATTCAACTTTCAAAACCATTTGGGACTGGTCGATTCTGGCACTGACATTCTACACTGCATTTATGGTTCCGTTCAATATTGCCTTCAAAAACAG GGAATATCCGGGTGGCGGCATCGATTCCGTGGCGCTAATGGATTCGATTGTCGACGTCATATTTTTTGCtgatattttattaaatttccaCACAACATTTGTTGGTCCGGGTGGCGAG GTTGTTATCGACCCCTCCATAATTCGACAAAACTACTTCAAGTCTTGGTTCCTTATTGATCTCTTATCCT CACTGAAAGTGGTACGGTTGCTGCGGCTGGGCAGAGTTGCTAGAAAACTTGACAATTATCTGGAATACGGAGCTGCAACGCTACTACTCCTACTCTGCGCATACGTTCTGGTTGCGCATTGGTTGGCGTGCATCTGGTTTAGTATAGGAGACTACGAAGTCCGATCAAAA GTAAACAATCCGTTGCTACCAGATGGGTGGCTATTCCGGCTTGCAAATGATCTAAAGTCTCCTTACAATATTAACTTATCGAATGGAACACGATTAGTTGGAGGACCATCAAGGACAAGCTCCTATATTTCAT CGTTATACTTCACCATGAGCTGTATGTCGACCGTTGGATTTGGCAACATCGCTAGCACCACGGATAATGAGAAA GTGTTTGGAGTGTGTATGATGATCATTTCCGCCTTACTTTACGCTGCAATCTTCGGACATATGACTACAATCATCCAGCAGATGACATCCGCAACCGTAAG ATATCACGACATGATCAGCAATGTGCGAGAATTCATCAAGCTGCAAGAAGTTCCCAAAGAACTTGCAGAAAGGGTGATGGACTACGTGGTTTCTACGTGGGCGATGACCAAGGGTATCGACACACAGAAG GTGCTTGGCTACTGTCCGAAAGATATGAAAGCGGACATATGTGTGCATCTCAACcggaaggtgttcaacgaacATTCTTGCTTTAGACTTGCATCAGATGGATGTTTGCGGTCGTTAGCGATGTTTTTAGAG TCCAATCACGCTGCTCCTGGAGATCTTCTTTATCACACAGGAGAATCCGTCGATGCGTTGTGGTTTGTTGTCAGTGGATCATTGGAGGTTATTCAGGATGAAGAAGTGGTAGCTATTCTTG GCAAAGGAGATGTATTCGGAGAtgaattctggaaaaacaaCGGTTCAACGGGGCAGTCTGCGGCCAACGTCAGAGCGCTTACGTACACTGATTTGCATATGATTAAGAAGGATAAGCTGATGGAG GTTTTGAATTTCTACAAAGCATTCGCGAACTCGTTTGCCAGGAACCTAGTTCTCACCTAtaatttgacacatcggttaaaATTCCGAAAG GTTGTTGACGTGAAACGCGAAAAGGAATTGGATGCTCGACGGAAAAATGAGAAGCTAACACTTCCACCTGATCACCCAGTTAGAAAGCTGCTTTTCCGCATGAGAGAACGGCATGGACCGAGGATATTCCCCAGTCCAATGTTTGCAGACATTGAGAAG GGTATGAAAAAGCACCACACTGAGCATAGCATGAACCGAATTTCGTCTGTGCACTCCATGGTCGATGAGACTTCCAATCTGCTTTCATCCAGCTATCCTACTCGGTCACCACGCAAcggcaacaaaaacaaaagaccGCCGTTAATA AAACGACAGACCGTTGATGAAGATGCGCTTTCGCGAACGAGTTGGGAAGGAGGCAATGGGGCTAAACCGAGGGAAAAG GACTGGAGCTCGCTCAGCAACATTCGATCCGAAATGAGGTCGAAGTTTGACATAATCCATGATCGCCTTGCTGTTGTCGATCAGATCAGTTCACGTCTTCAAAATCTTGAACGATTGCTCATCCAAATGGGTCATATACAAGGAG GTCAAACTCCATCTACTTTGCCAGTGGGTTCGCTTATGGTATTGAACGAATCAGGCGGGAGTCATCTGGACGCAGGACATTGTGTGGCTCGGAGTGCATCATGGAATCAAGACAACTGGCG ACCTGTTCCACCACTAGACGAACTGAAGAACGTGGAATGGAACAGCGAGGACAGCCCGTCTGGAGTCCCATCAATACAAGTGGAAGACGATACGACAACTCGGGCAGTACATAGGGCGCCTGACCGCAAACGGGTGTAA
- a CDS encoding hypothetical protein (NECATOR_CHRV.G19682.T1): protein MSCMSTVGFGNIASTTDNEKVFGVCMMIISALLYAAIFGHMTTIIQQMTSATVRYHDMISNVREFIKLQEVPKELAERVMDYVVSTWAMTKGIDTQKVLGYCPKDMKADICVHLNRKVFNEHSCFRLASDGCLRSLAMFLESNHAAPGDLLYHTGESVDALWFVVSGSLEVIQDEEVVAILGKGDVFGDEFWKNNGSTGQSAANVRALTYTDLHMIKKDKLMEVLNFYKAFANSFARNLVLTYNLTHRLKFRKVVDVKREKELDARRKNEKLTLPPDHPVRKLLFRMRERHGPRIFPSPMFADIEKGMKKHHTEHSMNRISSVHSMVDETSNLLSSSYPTRSPRNGNKNKRPPLIKRQTVDEDALSRTSWEGGNGAKPREKDWSSLSNIRSEMRSKFDIIHDRLAVVDQISSRLQNLERLLIQMGHIQGGQTPSTLPVGSLMVLNESGGSHLDAGHCVARSASWNQDNWRPVPPLDELKNVEWNSEDSPSGVPSIQVEDDTTTRAVHRAPDRKRV, encoded by the exons ATGAGCTGTATGTCGACCGTTGGATTTGGCAACATCGCTAGCACCACGGATAATGAGAAA GTGTTTGGAGTGTGTATGATGATCATTTCCGCCTTACTTTACGCTGCAATCTTCGGACATATGACTACAATCATCCAGCAGATGACATCCGCAACCGTAAG ATATCACGACATGATCAGCAATGTGCGAGAATTCATCAAGCTGCAAGAAGTTCCCAAAGAACTTGCAGAAAGGGTGATGGACTACGTGGTTTCTACGTGGGCGATGACCAAGGGTATCGACACACAGAAG GTGCTTGGCTACTGTCCGAAAGATATGAAAGCGGACATATGTGTGCATCTCAACcggaaggtgttcaacgaacATTCTTGCTTTAGACTTGCATCAGATGGATGTTTGCGGTCGTTAGCGATGTTTTTAGAG TCCAATCACGCTGCTCCTGGAGATCTTCTTTATCACACAGGAGAATCCGTCGATGCGTTGTGGTTTGTTGTCAGTGGATCATTGGAGGTTATTCAGGATGAAGAAGTGGTAGCTATTCTTG GCAAAGGAGATGTATTCGGAGAtgaattctggaaaaacaaCGGTTCAACGGGGCAGTCTGCGGCCAACGTCAGAGCGCTTACGTACACTGATTTGCATATGATTAAGAAGGATAAGCTGATGGAG GTTTTGAATTTCTACAAAGCATTCGCGAACTCGTTTGCCAGGAACCTAGTTCTCACCTAtaatttgacacatcggttaaaATTCCGAAAG GTTGTTGACGTGAAACGCGAAAAGGAATTGGATGCTCGACGGAAAAATGAGAAGCTAACACTTCCACCTGATCACCCAGTTAGAAAGCTGCTTTTCCGCATGAGAGAACGGCATGGACCGAGGATATTCCCCAGTCCAATGTTTGCAGACATTGAGAAG GGTATGAAAAAGCACCACACTGAGCATAGCATGAACCGAATTTCGTCTGTGCACTCCATGGTCGATGAGACTTCCAATCTGCTTTCATCCAGCTATCCTACTCGGTCACCACGCAAcggcaacaaaaacaaaagaccGCCGTTAATA AAACGACAGACCGTTGATGAAGATGCGCTTTCGCGAACGAGTTGGGAAGGAGGCAATGGGGCTAAACCGAGGGAAAAG GACTGGAGCTCGCTCAGCAACATTCGATCCGAAATGAGGTCGAAGTTTGACATAATCCATGATCGCCTTGCTGTTGTCGATCAGATCAGTTCACGTCTTCAAAATCTTGAACGATTGCTCATCCAAATGGGTCATATACAAGGAG GTCAAACTCCATCTACTTTGCCAGTGGGTTCGCTTATGGTATTGAACGAATCAGGCGGGAGTCATCTGGACGCAGGACATTGTGTGGCTCGGAGTGCATCATGGAATCAAGACAACTGGCG ACCTGTTCCACCACTAGACGAACTGAAGAACGTGGAATGGAACAGCGAGGACAGCCCGTCTGGAGTCCCATCAATACAAGTGGAAGACGATACGACAACTCGGGCAGTACATAGGGCGCCTGACCGCAAACGGGTGTAA
- a CDS encoding hypothetical protein (NECATOR_CHRV.G19683.T2), producing the protein MGRSHNERIGDRWSERTFEWILRDNAIEKTRNDKYDVCCTDGAAAWLAGYGLMSLSNIEDSLEDDWEGKERLEKMLRPSDLPSERRPCV; encoded by the coding sequence atgggccggtcacataaTGAGAGAATCGGCGATAGATGGTCTGAGAGAACGTTTGAATGGATTCTGAGAGATAACGCAATCGAGAAGACCCGCAACGACAAGTATGATGTTTGCTGCACGGATGGAGCAGCTGCGTGGTTAGCTGGATACGGCCTAATGTCACTCAGTAACATTGAGGACAGCTTGGAAGACGACTGGGAGGGAAAGGAACGATTGGAAAAGATGTTAAGGCCTTCAGATCTGCCAAGTGAACGCCGGCCATGTGTCTAA
- a CDS encoding hypothetical protein (NECATOR_CHRV.G19684.T1), whose product MDMENDLKKRQTRRMRLTLAPTTEATDQFTDHRFRAHLFDTTVLLAQQRHGKAATSKKLFATHRALERSVLKFDYRTQHLAGLNGFDLREVLLRLCALAEYLSEIKHKWAGHIMRESAIDGLRERLNGF is encoded by the coding sequence ATGGATATGGAGAATGACCTGAAGAAAAGGCAGACTAGAAGGATGAGATTAACACTCGCACCCACCacggaagctacggaccaattTACAGATCACAGGTtccgtgcccatctgttcgacacAACAGTTCTTCTAGCGCAGCAGAGACATGGCAAGGCTGCAACGTCTAAGAAGCTATTTGCTACTCATAGAGCCCTTGAAAGGAGTGTTCTGAAGTTTGACTACCGCACCCAACATCTAGCGGGTCTTAACGGTTTCGACTTAAGAGAAGTGCTCCTTCGTCTTTGCGCTTTAGCGGAATATTTATCGGAAATCAAGCATaaatgggccggtcacataaTGAGAGAATCGGCGATAGATGGTCTGAGAGAACGTTTGAATGGATTCTGA